ATACGCAAAGAACCCAACCATCAATTGACATGGCATTGTGCTTCGTCCAACTGAGAaagaatttcaatttaaacGAAGATTCAAACTGATGGCCTAAAAGAGAGAttacagatatatatatatatatatctcgatgagaaacatgaaaaatgagcgttttttctttcgaaagTACCAACAGATAGTGCAAAGGTGTGGTTAAGAAGCTGTACTTTCAGAATGAACAGACCTGGCCATGGCTGAGAACTGTGATAGACCACCTTTCCAACTTCAATACCAGTCTCTTCCAATGTTTCTCTTATCACAGCTTCTTCCAAGCTTTCTCCAGGCTGATGACAATTACAAAAGCAAATGAATGAATTCTCTAGTTCATGAAATACATGTAACAAACAAGCCCACAGCTAGCAAATAtcgtcctctttgagcttttcactttgggctttccctcaaagttttagaaCGCATCTATACCGTCTATACTAGGGTGAGggttccacatccttataaggatgctttgttcccctctccaaccgaggtgggatctcacaatccacccctcttgagAGCCCAACGTCCGCATTGGCACACcgagctcaagcccaccgttagcagatattgtccgctttgggtttttccttttaggcttctctcaaggttttaaaacacttctactagggagaagtttccacacccttacgagggatgttttgttcccctccctAACTGACGTGATATCTCACAACACATGATATCGTACTACAAAAGTTTAAGGTAATAAATAAACTAGTTATATTCATTAGTGCTAGAAGTCTAATTCTACCAAATGTATTTCTATCATTCTTCTTGCCATTGGCAAAGAAAGGTACCTCCATAAAACCAGCCAAGCAACTCCATTTTCGGGGCACATATCTCGATTGCCTGCTTAAGAGTGCGCGGTCGTTCTCCTGGTCAATGACTAACATGATAACAACCTGCAATGAACAAGATTAATACATAGCCTTCAGCATGCAGAGGTTCAGCAATCATAAAAGCAAAGGATTATGATCTCACAGGATCGACACGAGGAAAAATCCTCAATTTGCATGACTGATTGGAGCATTCCCTTCGCTTCCCAGCTTCCATTGGGACTGTCCTTTCTCCACAATGCCCACAGAAACCTGATGTTCTATGCCAATCTAGCAAAGCCCTGCCCTGAGCAATCAATCGAACAAACCAGAAAGGTACGCACAGATTCAACCACATTTTAAGTAATTAAGAAGTTTGAGAAACGATGTTCATACTCCAAATTGAAAAACCAATTCTGAGCACTTACATGACCAGCAATAGCCAACTGTCCCATTGCCCATGTATCCGACCAATTCGTGGCTACCATGAGCATTCGCAGCTCGATAAAATTGAGCTTCCTTTGACCCAATTCCGCATCCAAATTATCCGCGACAGAGAAATCAGTGGCCCAATAAACAGCATCGTCTTCAACAGAAGAACCGAGATAAACCAACAAATCTTCTGTTACCTTCGACCCAGACAAGGCCAATAGACTTTCGCAATCAGCCAAGCTGATCCAACCCAGGCCCCACCCAGACGCCAAACCACCGTTGCTCTTACCACCATTGCAAGAAACCAACGGCCAGCCCTTCCTGAAGggcaaaattttgaaatctggTGAAGATAGCAAAGGGGTTTTCGCCAGAAGCTTCGATTTCAGCGATTCGAACGACGAATCGGGTGAAAGGGGATTTCCAGGTTTGGGGGTTTTGGATCTTATAGGGTTCCGCGCAAAGGCATGTGACTGTAAATTAATGGACATGGAAGGGGTTCCGGTGGAGGAACAGAAGGTTGCTCCATTGAAGGAGGAGTTAAACGGCGGGAAGAAACGAGACGAAGCAGGAGGAAGACGAAGCAGTCGTGAAGTCGATTTGGATACAGTGAGGAATGTTCTTGCGCCGTTCGCCATCAGAAATCCAAGGcgatcaaaattcaaaaagcaGTTTTTGTTCATTCTTTTGAACTCTACGTGGTTATGAGGTGTCCAATTCTCCTTCACAAATCCCCTCACTTGAAAATTCACCAACACCACCAACGTCATCCaaccaacaaaacaaaacaaacaaaacaagcCTACTTCAGTGAAGCAAAGAGAAGCAAGAACAATGGATGAACAAGTTGAGGTAAGAATTTTCCATGATAAGTTAATTGGAATCtccaaaataaacaaaatcttGTTTGCAGCCACAAAATTAGAGTTGGGTTTGACTCAGAATTTGAGGGTAATTATTAGAAGGGTGTTTTCCATTAATGTCCATTGAAGTGGGGCATCTGGTTCTTATCTATTTTAACAACTTATTTCTTTGAGATTATGAGTCTTATCTTCTTAGGAACCTGCCTGCTATTCACACAGATTCTGAATCTTTAACCTTTCCCCCTGCTTCAATCtcatttcaatttgattttgtcCACATCTCATCTCATTCAGTTACGTTCGAGACAGACAGAGAGTAGCATTGAGGATTATTAGGAGAGAGctcatgctcaaagtgaataatatcatactattatagAGAATTGTAATTTCTAACCAAGTAACGGCTGTGTTACAATGATCGAGGAGGAAGTATATGGGCCTATTCTAAGTGCttacattattattgttagtcattaaaagaaagaaaaaggcagCATTTTGATAGGAATCAGATGCCAAGTAGGCGATATAATCGCATAAACAGAGTCTTCCAAAATTCCTTCTCGCTTTAAACTGCAGCACCTGCAGCGCCCAGAGTTGTATTACAGACCCAACTGAGCTACAGCATCAAATATTGTAATTGATATGAACTTACCGAAATCTCTTGGCGTTTTGCATTTAAAACACTCTGCCCTGCTTGCATAATTATGCACTCCGCATCCCATTCTGTAGAACACAACATTATGGTTTTGGGTAAGGAATTTGAAATGTTGTGTAGGTGAAACTAATGCAGATTGTTGAGTGTGCGTACCTTGGGCAAATCCAGTCTCCAGATTTCCATCCAGGCGGGATAGTTGCATCAGATCCATACTGATAGGCAGCACAGTGAGGAGGATAGGCGGACTTAAACGCACCACATTTAAAGCAGTTGGGGCGGCTAGCGTAATTGTGAGCTCCGCAAGTGAGGGTGGTGCAGTACCAGTCCCCGGGCAACGCCTCCGTGTTGTTGTAAGTGTAAGTTGAAGGGTCTGGGCCTCCATACTTGGGG
This sequence is a window from Cucurbita pepo subsp. pepo cultivar mu-cu-16 chromosome LG04, ASM280686v2, whole genome shotgun sequence. Protein-coding genes within it:
- the LOC111793382 gene encoding nudix hydrolase 19, chloroplastic-like, with translation MTLVVLVNFQVRGFVKENWTPHNHVEFKRMNKNCFLNFDRLGFLMANGARTFLTVSKSTSRLLRLPPASSRFFPPFNSSFNGATFCSSTGTPSMSINLQSHAFARNPIRSKTPKPGNPLSPDSSFESLKSKLLAKTPLLSSPDFKILPFRKGWPLVSCNGGKSNGGLASGWGLGWISLADCESLLALSGSKVTEDLLVYLGSSVEDDAVYWATDFSVADNLDAELGQRKLNFIELRMLMVATNWSDTWAMGQLAIAGHGRALLDWHRTSGFCGHCGERTVPMEAGKRRECSNQSCKLRIFPRVDPVVIMLVIDQENDRALLSRQSRYVPRKWSCLAGFMEPGESLEEAVIRETLEETGIEVGKVVYHSSQPWPVGRSTMPCQLMVGFFAYAKSLDIKVDKAELEDAQWHTREDVKKALTLSDYEKTQRSAAAKVEQLCNGVESRHSQSADINAEDSGLASMFFPGPYAIAHQLISSWAYQDNGK
- the LOC111793384 gene encoding zinc finger Ran-binding domain-containing protein 2-like isoform X2, which codes for MSWSSGDWICNACQNVNFKKREACHRCAYPKYGGPDPSTYTYNNTEALPGDWYCTTLTCGAHNYASRPNCFKCGAFKSAYPPHCAAYQYGSDATIPPGWKSGDWICPRMGCGVHNYASRAECFKCKTPRDFGAAV
- the LOC111793384 gene encoding zinc finger Ran-binding domain-containing protein 2-like isoform X1, whose translation is MSWSSGDWICNACQNVNFKKREACHRCAYPKYGGPDPSTYTYNNTEALPGDWYCTTLTCGAHNYASRPNCFKCGAFKSAYPPHCAAYQYGSDATIPPGWKSGDWICPRMGCGVHNYASRAECFKCKTPRDFGKFISITIFDAVAQLGL